The following DNA comes from Spirulina major PCC 6313.
CTCCTGCGCCTGGGGATCGGCATCCTCGTCGGGGGCTTAGGTGGCTGGCTCCTAGGGCTGATTCTCAAACAAAGTAATTTCCTCTCCGAAGACCTGAAAAACCTCGTGGTTTTAGCCGGTGTTTGGGGTCTTTTTGGTCTCTCGCAATACCTGCGGAGTGAATCGGGACTAATGGCCACCGTGATCGCTGGGTTAGTGCTCCGCGCCTCCTCTCTCCCGGAAGAACGGATGTTACGCCGCTTTAAGGGTCAACTGACCGTGTTGGGGGTCTCGGTGCTGTTCGTGCTCCTCGCGGCAGATCTGTCCCTGGCGAGTATCTTGGCCTTGGGGTGGGGGTCGGTGTTGACGGTGTTGACCTTGATGTTTGTGGTGCGACCCCTCAGTGTGGTGGTTTGCACCTGGAATAGTGACCTGAATTGGCGGCAAAAGCTCTTTGTGGCCTGGATTGCGCCGAAAGGAATTGTCTCGGCCTCGGTGGCTTCATTATTCGCCATCCTCCTCACGGAGCAGGGGATCAACGGGGGCGATGCAATTAAAGCCTTGGTGTTTTTAACGATCATGATGACGGTCTTTCTACAGGGACTCTCCGCCCGCTGGGTTGCCGATGCGCTGCAAATCACCTCCTCGGAGGCCACCGGGGCGGTGATTGTCGGCTGTACTCCCCTGGGGCGATTAATTGGGTCGCTGTTCCATGAAGAAGGGGAATCGGTGGTGATGATCGACACGGATTCAGAATCCTGTGCCCAGGCGCGGGCGGATGATCTGTCGGTGTTTCAAAGTAGTGCCCTTGATCCGGATGTGTTGGCCGAGGCGGGGATTGAGTCGATTGGGACGTTTGTGGCTCTGACGAGTAATGGGGAAGTGAATTCGGTCTTGGCCCAGCGGGCGGTGGAGGAGTTTGAGCCGCCACGGGTGTTTGCGGTGTTGCCGCGCCATGACAAAGAGACCGACAAAGCGAAAGTGAAGACTCCGAAAAAAATCACGTCGGCGTTTCAGCCCCACGTACCGATGAAGTTGTGGAATCAGTATCTACGGGATGGCCAGGTGAAGCTGGGGGAAACGGTGCTCAAGTCGTCGGGGTTTGCGTCTCAACAGGCTCATTTAGAGGCGTTGATTCGGGCGGGGGAATTGTTGCCGCTGTTGGTGAAACGTCAGAAGGGGCTGCAAGTGGCGGCGGCGGATGAAGATTGGCAGGCGGGCGATCGCATGATTTACCTGCTCCATGATCCCCGCCCGAAGTTGCTCAAACGCCTATCGGGAGGGAGTTCGACGGGCCGCCTCGCCCTCGAAACCCTGCCGGAAGTGGAAGAAGTGCCGCTGACGGCGGCGAGTAGTTTGTAGGCGCGATCGCACCTCGTCCACGGGTCAATTCTGGACAAATTCTGCGGAATTGAGGCGATCGCGCTCATTCTCTAAAATTGACCACTATCATAGGGGGGTAGATTTCCCATTGTGCTCACCTGAAGAACTGAACTATGGATATCAAACTGATTTTGGCGATTTTAACCGGTGTCTTCTTCGTCACAACCCTCTTTTTCGGAACTCAAAACGGCTTTTACGACTCCGATGATTACCATGGCAATGGTTCTGCCCATTAAAATCCCTCCCATCATGGCCCGGCTCATCCCTGATTCACGTCCCTCGTCACTGCGGGCATTGCCATGGGTGCGCCGGATCTGATTCCTAGCCCCAGCCATTCCCCCCTCGCCTGTCGTCCCTACGGTGTTGGCCACGATGGTGAGGGAATTTGTCTCATGGTGAAGATGGGGCCCTATCGTATTCTGCTCGACTGTGGCCTGCGCGATCCGGCTCCCCTCCTCACCGCCGACGCGCCCCCGGCGGATTTGGTGTTTTGTAGCCATGCCCATCGTGACCACACCCGCAGCCTCTTACCCCTGGCGCAGCAGTTTCCCCAGTTGCCGATCTACACCAGCGAGGTCACGGCGCAACTCTTGCCCTTTAATTGGGACATCACCACAACGATTCCAGAGTTGGCCTGTCGGCCGTTGCCGTGGCGATCGCCGGTGCATTTTTTCCCGGATTTAACGGCGCAACTGTTTCCGGCGGGCCATCTACCCGGTGCAGCGGTGATTTTGCTCACCTATACCACTCCCGAACGATCCTATACGGTGCTCTATACGGGGGATTTTTTCCTGTCTAACTCCCGCCTGGCCGAGGGTCTATCGCTGGAAACGATGCGAGGTTCATCGCCGGATGTGCTGATTATTGAAGGGTCTGCCGGAACCGCCCGCTATCCCCGTCGCCGCCAACTGGAAAAGCAATTTCTCACCCAAATTGAACAGGCCTTAGGGGCGCAAAAGTCCGTGGCCATTTTTGCGCCGCCCTTGGGGTTAGCCCAAGAAATTCTGATGTTGTTGCGATCGCACCACCAATTTACCGGGCGGGAGTTGGGGATTTGGGTCGGGCCGGACATTGCCCAGGGTTGCGATGCCTATCTGGAAATCTTGCCCCACTTGCCCGCAGCGGTGCAGAATTTTTCTCGCCATCAACCGCTGTTTTGGGATGACCAAATTTTACCCACAGTGAGCCGCTTCACGGACGCATCCACCCCCGCTGCGCCCTGTGTCTTGCTCACCAACCGGATGGAGGATTGGCAACAGTTGGAGGCGCGATCGCCCCAAGCCTGGACAGTGTTAATCCCAGAACATCACCACGATGTCCAAGTGAATATTGAAACCTTTCATTATCACGAGGCGGTCAGTATTGATTCCTACACCCTCACCGACCACAGTGACGGCCGCAACACGACGCAACTAATCCACAATATTCGCCCGCAACATATTCTGTTTGTCCATGGTTCACCGGCAGCGATCGCGGAACTCACCAGCCTCGAAGAATTGCAAAGCCGCTACAAACTCCACGCCCCCCGCAACGCCATGACCCTAGAGTTACCCGTGGGCGATCGCTTCATTCAACCCGCTGCCCCGATCCTCACCACCTATGAAGGCGAAATTAGCGAACTCGATGCGATGGTGAATATTGCCCTCCCCTCGGCCCTGAGCCATAACCCGATCTGGTCTACCTTTGCCGATACGGGCTTAGTGGAAGCCCGCTGGCAGGGGAATGAATTGATCCTGCGCGGCCTCTCTCAGCGGGAACTCTTGCGCCAAAGCAACGCCAATCGCATCCAAGCCGGTCAAGAATGTTGCCGCAATTGCCAATACTTGCAGGGCAAAACCTGTCAGAATCCTCAATCGCCCCTCTACGGATTCACCGTCACCCTAGACGGCTATTGCCCCGCCTTTGAAGCCGAGCCGGACCGGGAGACTTGACGCTCATCCAGCTAACATTGCTAAGTTATTGGGACAAGATGAGTTCCACAAGGTTGTTAAACCCTTTGACATTATTCGCAAACTGTTACCGTCTTTAAGTGCAGACGAATTGCGACAACTTCCTTCTCTGTTGTCTTAAGTCGGATTGTGCCAAGATTTTCTCCCGAAGCCCTCGTTTAATCAAGACGAGGGTTTTTGGTTAGAGTGAGTGTAGCTTCTTCAATTGCGAGTGGAAGATAAAAGGGATTGAAGGAGTCAGTCGGATCATTCGGATTATACAGAGCAGGTGACCCGCCATTCATGCACATTGATAAGCCTTCCTTATCAATAGACAAAATCATCACGGGTCTAGCGATCGCGCCCCGCCCCCCATTGATAAGCCCCCCATATATCCCCCCCTTCGCCCCCGTCCAGATCGCTAGACCCCTGACTCTCCCGTCAAAACACATCCCCACTAGACGAAAGTATAATTTTGTCTATTGGCTGTGGGAAGATAGGGATAGGGAGGTGAGTCACGATGAAAATTCAAGGGCATGGGCAGGCGGCGATTTTGTCAACCCAGGAGGAGCGGCGCTTATTCGTGGCGTTGGGGACGGAGCGCGATCGCGCAGTGTTTGGGATTTGCTTGTATTGTGGCTGTCGAATTTCCGAGGCGTTGCAATTGCAGGTACAGGATGTGAGTCCGACGGCGATCACTTTTCGGAAAGGAACCACAAAGGGGAAACAGCGGACGCGGCAGGTGCCCACTGCGCCTCGGTTGGCGATGATTTTGGCGAATTATCGGCGACCGACCGAAGGGTATTTGTTTCCAGGGCGGCGACCGGGGAGCCATTTACAGCGGTGTCGGGCAGATCAGATTTTGAAGGTGGCGACCCAGAAAGCGGGACTCCAGGGGGTTTCGACCCATTCCTTTCGGCGCACCGCCTTAACGCGGATGCACAATGCCGGTGTACCGCTGGCGGTGATTCGGGAGATTTCGGGGCATCAGACGTTGGCGGCCTTGCAGCGATATTTAGAAGTAGAGCCAGAGCAGATGGTGGTGGCGGTGGGGGCGATTTAGGGGTGTAGCGTGACGAGGATCATCCGTAACCGTAACGGGCGATCGCACCCTCTTGATCGTCTTCATGGCGTGACTGATGCGATCATCACAATATTTTAATCACGTTGCAACGGTTGGTAAGTGGTAAGCGTTCTTTTCACAGTTTTGAATCCCTGATTCTAGAAGGCCATGTTCTTCTTTTGATTCCAAGTTACCAAGTTCAATACTTATATTTTTTGGGTTTTCGGGGTTTGAGGTATAGAATGTGTAATCTAATACAGAATTTCAGGATTTTGATCACTAAAACCCTTCATATCTTGTTAGACTCGTTTTTTTCCCACCCTAAACTCGGAAGACCCTATTTTTTCTAGCTTTTTTTAGTTGAATTGTAAAAAAAATGTTACATAAGATTCATGCGTTAACCAATTACTGTATAAGTAAATGAAAAAGAATTTCGTCGAATTTTTATTAACTTAACCTTCCTATTTTGTAATTCCCTAGTTTTCATGGTTTCAAAAGGAAGCAACTAGCTCTGTATTGTTAAGATTGGAGCTTGAATTTAAGCAACAGACATTGAGAAATAATGCAATCTAATATTAAGAAAAAAAATAGTTATCCATTAGCTATTCAAGACTCTGAATCAAATTCCGAATATTCCTCCATTTTTGCATTATCAGAAACCCAAAAAAGTCTGTGGCAGCTTTACGAATTTGCGCCCAAAAGCACAGCCTATAACCGATACAAGGCGATTAAAATCAGTGCAGCGTTAGATGTAGAACAGTGGACAGCAGTTTGGCACGACATTATTCAGCGTCACCCCGCCTTACGAACAACCTACGGACTCAATTCGGCTGGGTTACCCGTGCAACTGGTGAATGCAGCGATCGCACCTCCCCTAGAAATCATTGATGCGACTGATTGGTCAGGTGAGCAGCTTCATCATGAGCTTGGAGAACGAGTTAATTGTCCTTTTGAGCTTGAAAAAGGAATATTTCGCCTCTATTTATTACAACAGAATGCCTCAGAATTTGTGCAACTTTTTGTCGCGCATCACATTGCTTTAGATGCCAAAAGTCAAGACTTGCTCTGCCAAGAATTTGCCGATCTTTACCAGGGTCAATTTTCAGAAATACCCTTAGCATATTCGGAGTTTGTGAAATGGGAAGCGGAGCGATTAGCGTCTGCTGATGGGGATGCAGCCCGACAGTATTGGCAACACCAATTAGCTGGGGAAATTCCGATCTTAAATTTACCAATTGATCGTCATCGGGCTACGGTTTTATCCTTCCAAGGCGCATCCTATCGCGTCCCTCTTGACTCTAGTCTGACCGCACCATTAAACGCCTCAGCTACCGATCCGTTTCAGCTTGCATTGGGGGTTTTTTATACCCTGCTGTATCGCTATTCGGGTCAATCTGATATTTTGGTGAGTGTTCCTCTCGAAAATCGGCAGGGTCATCGGAATTTTCAAGAGGCAATTGGCTGTTTTGAAACAGTGGGAATTCTTCGGGCTAATGTTGACGAAACGACGACAATTCAAAACCTGCTTAAAACGATCGCTCACCTCACCACAGATAGCGATCGCTATGCACTCGTTAACCCTCTAAACACAGCCATAAAAACGCATTTTGAATTGCAGCGTAACTTTAGTCAAATGCCGCTATCGTCTGTGATGTTTAATGGGCGCAAAGTAGACGAGAATTTGGCGAATTCTGGATCACAAACACTATCAATAAAACCCTATGATTTAACCGAAAAATGCGGCGCGGCTTACGATTTGACTCTGGAATTAGTGGATGCAAATCATGGGCTATATTTAGAGATTCACTACAATCGGGATCTGTGGAGTGAGGCGGCAATTCAGCGGCTTTCATCCCACTATTTACAACTTTTGGACGGCGCGATCGCACATCCCGAAAGCCCCGTGGCACAACTGCCCCTCTTAACGCCCCAAGAGCGCGAGCAAATTCTCACCACTTGGAATCAAACCGCTGCTGACTATCCCCGCGATCGCTGCATTCATCAGCTCTTTGAAGCACAGGTACAACAGACTCCCGATGCAATAGCGGTGGTGTTTGAGGCGCGATCGCTCACCTATGGCGAACTCAACCAACGGGCGAATCAACTCGCCCATTATCTCCAACAGTTGGGCGTGCAACCCGATACCCTGATCGGGATTTATATCGAGCGTTCCTTAGAAATGATGGTGGGACTATTGGGCATTCTTAAAGCCGGTGCGGCCTATGTTCCCCTCGATCCAAACTATCCCCCCGAACGGATCGAATACATTCTTGAAAACTCCGCTACCCCGATTTTAATAACCTCTAGCACAATGCTAGACTCCCTCCCAGAGCACCCCGCTAAAATCGTTTGTTTAGACCAAGATGCGGCCCAAATTACCCAACAACCTGACGATAATCTCGCTAGTAATGTCACCCCTCAAAACCGCTGTTACGTTATTTTTACATCCGGTTCGACGGGCAACCCAAAAGGCGTAGAAATTTGCCATCAATCTTTAGTGAATTTCATCACTGCCATGGCCGCCGCGCCGGGACTCACGGCCTCCGATTGCTTAGTGGCTGTCACTACGATTAGTTTTGATATTCATACCCTTGAACTCTATTTACCCTTAACTGTGGGCGCAACATTAGTGCTAGCCAGTCAAGAAACCACGGCCAACGGGTTAGGCTTGGCGGAATTAATGGCGACCCATAAGGCTACAGTCATGCAGGCTACTCCAGCCACTTGGCGGATGTTATTAAATGCTGATTGGGCGGGTTTACCATCATTAAAAGCCATTTGTGGCGGTGAAGCATTACCCCACGAATTGGCAGATCAACTCCTCGAAAAAGTGGGGATGTTGTGGAATATTTATGGCCCCACAGAAACGACGGTGTGGTCTACCACTTGTGAAGTGAAGCGCGATCGCGATCGCACCTCTGATCGCGCCGACCGACCCGAACCCATTGGCCGCCCCATTGCGAATACTCAAACCTACATTTTGGATGCCCTGATGCAACCCGTTCCCGTCGGTGTGCCGGGGGAATTTTATATTGGCGGTGATGGTGTAGCGCGGGGGTATTTTCAGCGGCCTGATTTAACCGCCGAACGCTTTTTAGATAATCCATTTTTGCCCGGTTCACGACTGTATAAAACCGGAGATTTAGCCCGGTATCAAGCTGATGGCACGATTGAATATATTGGCCGTCTGGATAATCAGGTCAAAATTCGGGGATTCCGCATCGAACTCGGTGAAATTGAAGCCACCTTAACCCAGCATCATCATGTGTCTCAATGTGTCACCCTCGCCCGCTCCGATGAACAGGGCAACCCTCGCTTGGTGGCCTATATTATCCCTGATCACACCCGTCAACCCGACCCCGACGCGGCGACCCCTTCGCCCACCTTTCAAACTGAAGAAACAAACATTCTTCAGGAATGGCAATTAGCTTGGGATAATGCCTACAACCAAACGGAAACGGCACAGGAATCGACCCTGAATATTTCCGGGTGGGATAGTAGTTATACGGGGGAACTCATTCCGGCAGAAGAGATGCGCGAATGGGTAACGGGTATCGTCGATCGCATCACAATTAACCATCCTCAGCGCGTTTTAGAATTGGGTTGCGGGACGGGAATGTTATTACTACGAATTGCGCCCCACTGCGAAACCTATTGGGGGGTAGATGCGGCACAACAAGGGTTAAATTATATTCAACAGCAGTTAAACGCCCTGCCTGGGGATTGGTCTCAGGTGCAATTAAAACAGCAACTCGCCCATGAATTTACGGATGTTAAACCGCAGTCCTTTGATGCGGTGGTGATTAATTCGGTGGTGCAATATTTTCCGAGTATTCAATATTTAGTGACGGTGCTTGAAGGGGCGGTGCAGGCGGTGGCTCCGGGGGGGTTTATTTTTGTGGGGGATGTGCGGAGTTTGCCGCTGTTGTCGGCGTTTCATAGTAGTGTGCAACTCCATAAAGCCGCTGATGATTTACCCCTCGCGCAACTCAAACAACAGGCCTATCAAGACCAACAATTAGATCAAGAGTTGGTGATTAGTCCGGACTTTTTCACGGCGTTGCAGACCCATTTACCGGCGATTACTGAGGTTGATATTCAACTGAAGCGGGGCGGGGCGCATAACGAAATGACGAAGTTTCGCTATGATGTGGTGCTGCGTGTGGGTGGGGCGGCAAAATCGCCCCCTCAAACCGTGCTTGATTGGCAGCAGGATCAGTTAAGCCTCGACTCTATCGTAGACACCCTCCGCGATCAGCAACCCGATCGCCTCCGGGTGCGAAATGTGCCCAATGCGCGACTGGTGGAGGATCTGCGCCTTTTGGAACTGCTGGACGACACCACTGCATTGCAAACCGTCGGGGAGTTGCGCCACCGCCTGCACCAGACGGCGACGACGGGGATTGAGCCGGAAGATTGGTGGGCGTTGGATGTGCCCTACGCGGTGGAGCTTCACTATGCAACGGATCGCCTTGATGCCTATGATGTGACGTTTTATCGCCGCAATTGCACCCATACTGACCCACAAAACGGGATGGGTGCAGCTCCGTCCTCAACGCGATCGCACGCCTGGCACACCTACGGGAATAATCCGGCCTTTGGTCAATTTGCCAGCAGTTTAGCGCCCAAGTTGCGGGAGTATTTGAGCCATAAACTGCCGGATTATATGGTTCCGTCGGCCTTTGTGGCGCTGCCCAGTTTTCCCCTGACACCGAATGGAAAAATTGATCGGCGATCGCTCCCCAGTCCGGAGTTTTTCCCGTCGGCTCAGGAGGCGGGGTTTGTCGCGCCGCGTAATGAAATTGAGCAGCAGGTGGCGCAAATTTGGTCGGAAGTGCTGGGTGTTTCGCCGATTGGGGTGTATTACGACTTCATTCAATTGGGGGGTCATTCCCTGCTGGCGATTCAGATTATGGTGTTGATCCAAACGCGCTTGCAGGTGAAGCTACCGATTCATAGTTTGTTTGACTCTCCGACGGTGGCGGAGTTGGCGGCACTGGTGCGGGCGGCGGAAGGGGTGGATACGGGGGCGGATATTCAGCCGACGGCCAGGACGCACAGCCTTCCCCTCTCCGTGGGTCAGGCGCAACTGTGGTTTCTCCATCAACTCAATCCCGCCGCTCCGGCCTATAACGAAGATGTGACGATCTTTTTCCAGGAAGAGCTTGATATTCCAGCGCTGGAGCAGAGTTTCACGGAGCTGATCCGCCGTCACGAAATTCTCCGCACCACGTTCCCCGCCGTGGATGGGCAACCGATCCAACAGATTCAGCCGCCGACTCCGTTTCAGATTGCGCGGGTGGATTTGCGATCGCACCCCGAAGCCGATCGCCCCACCCAGGCCGAAGCGATCGCCACGGCGCAATTGTGTATTCCCTTCGATCTGGCCCAGGGCCCGCTCATTCGTGCCACCGTTAGCCAACTGGGCGATCGCCACTATCAGCTCAATGTGGCGATGCACCATATTCTCTTCGATGGTGAATCCGGTAATAGCGTCCTGTTCCCCGAATTGAAAGCCCTCTACAATGCCTTGCGCCAGGGCATCGCCTCGCCCTTACCGGAACTCGATCTACAGTATGCCGACTTCGCCGCCTGGCAACGGGATTGGCTCCAGGGCGACTACGTGACCCAACAGCTCGCCTATTGGCAGAGTCGCCTGGAACATGCGCCGCCGCTGCTGTTTCCCACCGATCGCCCCCGCACCCCGAAAACCAGCACCGCCGGATCTTGGCTGGCGGTGGACATTCCCGCCCCCCTCACAGAAAAGCTCAAAATTTTAAGCCGTAAAGAAGGGGTGACGCTGTACATGACCCTCGTCACGGTGTTGCAAATCCTGCTCCATCGCTACACCGAGCAAACCGATATTATCCTCGGTACGGTGTCATCGCAGCACAACCGCGCCGAACTGCGGGGCATGATTGGCTATTTTCTCAATACTTTGGCGCTGCGCAGTGATCTTAGCGGTGAACCGGGGTTCCGCGCTTTGTTAAAACGAGTCCGCAAAACGGTGCTCGAAGCCTACGCGAATCAGGATGTGCCGTTTCAGGATGTGGTGAGTCGTTTTTGTGGCGATCGCCAAGGGAGCGATAACCCCCTGTTTCAGATTGTTTTTGCCTTTCAGCCCCCGGTGCTAGAAGATCCCAGCAGTTGGAATATTCAGCAATTTATGCTGGATAATGGGTCGTCTAAGTTTGATATTTCGTTCCTGTTAGAGGAGCGATCGCAGGGCATCACTAGCAAAATCGTCGGCAAAATTGAATACAAAACCGACCTATTCGATCGCGCCACGATTGAGCGACTGTTAGGGCATTTCCTCAACCTGCTCGCGGGGATTGTGAGCGACCCTGACCAGGCGATCGCCCAACTCCCTCTGCTCACCACCGCCGAACGTCAGCAAGTCCTCGTGGATTGGAACGATACCCACGCCGACTATCCCCTAGAAACCCGCCTCCATGAACTGTTTGAGCAGCAAGTTGAACGCCGCCCCGATGCGATCGCGGTCGTCTGTGGCAGCCATCAGCTCACCTATCGCCAACTGAACAATCGCGCCAACCAACTCGCCCACTACCTCCAAAAACAAGGGGTCAAACCCAATACTCTCGTGGGCTTGTCTGTGGAACGTTCCTTGGAAATGATGATCGGCCTGTACGGGATTATGAAAGCGGGC
Coding sequences within:
- a CDS encoding cation:proton antiporter; translated protein: MEGSFTLTLQIVIAVLAGISAQVLGEILKIPSIVFLLLLGILLGSDGINVLHPHELGVGLEVLVALAVAIILFEGGLNLELRALGRVSGSLRNLVTIGTLITLLGGGMAAHWLSEFPWSIAFLYAALVVVTGPTVIGPLLKQVAVDRRVATLLEGEGVLIDPVGAILAVVVLDTILNSDALPSAIFTSLLLRLGIGILVGGLGGWLLGLILKQSNFLSEDLKNLVVLAGVWGLFGLSQYLRSESGLMATVIAGLVLRASSLPEERMLRRFKGQLTVLGVSVLFVLLAADLSLASILALGWGSVLTVLTLMFVVRPLSVVVCTWNSDLNWRQKLFVAWIAPKGIVSASVASLFAILLTEQGINGGDAIKALVFLTIMMTVFLQGLSARWVADALQITSSEATGAVIVGCTPLGRLIGSLFHEEGESVVMIDTDSESCAQARADDLSVFQSSALDPDVLAEAGIESIGTFVALTSNGEVNSVLAQRAVEEFEPPRVFAVLPRHDKETDKAKVKTPKKITSAFQPHVPMKLWNQYLRDGQVKLGETVLKSSGFASQQAHLEALIRAGELLPLLVKRQKGLQVAAADEDWQAGDRMIYLLHDPRPKLLKRLSGGSSTGRLALETLPEVEEVPLTAASSL
- a CDS encoding MBL fold metallo-hydrolase, giving the protein MGAPDLIPSPSHSPLACRPYGVGHDGEGICLMVKMGPYRILLDCGLRDPAPLLTADAPPADLVFCSHAHRDHTRSLLPLAQQFPQLPIYTSEVTAQLLPFNWDITTTIPELACRPLPWRSPVHFFPDLTAQLFPAGHLPGAAVILLTYTTPERSYTVLYTGDFFLSNSRLAEGLSLETMRGSSPDVLIIEGSAGTARYPRRRQLEKQFLTQIEQALGAQKSVAIFAPPLGLAQEILMLLRSHHQFTGRELGIWVGPDIAQGCDAYLEILPHLPAAVQNFSRHQPLFWDDQILPTVSRFTDASTPAAPCVLLTNRMEDWQQLEARSPQAWTVLIPEHHHDVQVNIETFHYHEAVSIDSYTLTDHSDGRNTTQLIHNIRPQHILFVHGSPAAIAELTSLEELQSRYKLHAPRNAMTLELPVGDRFIQPAAPILTTYEGEISELDAMVNIALPSALSHNPIWSTFADTGLVEARWQGNELILRGLSQRELLRQSNANRIQAGQECCRNCQYLQGKTCQNPQSPLYGFTVTLDGYCPAFEAEPDRET
- a CDS encoding tyrosine-type recombinase/integrase, whose amino-acid sequence is MKIQGHGQAAILSTQEERRLFVALGTERDRAVFGICLYCGCRISEALQLQVQDVSPTAITFRKGTTKGKQRTRQVPTAPRLAMILANYRRPTEGYLFPGRRPGSHLQRCRADQILKVATQKAGLQGVSTHSFRRTALTRMHNAGVPLAVIREISGHQTLAALQRYLEVEPEQMVVAVGAI
- a CDS encoding non-ribosomal peptide synthetase; translation: MQSNIKKKNSYPLAIQDSESNSEYSSIFALSETQKSLWQLYEFAPKSTAYNRYKAIKISAALDVEQWTAVWHDIIQRHPALRTTYGLNSAGLPVQLVNAAIAPPLEIIDATDWSGEQLHHELGERVNCPFELEKGIFRLYLLQQNASEFVQLFVAHHIALDAKSQDLLCQEFADLYQGQFSEIPLAYSEFVKWEAERLASADGDAARQYWQHQLAGEIPILNLPIDRHRATVLSFQGASYRVPLDSSLTAPLNASATDPFQLALGVFYTLLYRYSGQSDILVSVPLENRQGHRNFQEAIGCFETVGILRANVDETTTIQNLLKTIAHLTTDSDRYALVNPLNTAIKTHFELQRNFSQMPLSSVMFNGRKVDENLANSGSQTLSIKPYDLTEKCGAAYDLTLELVDANHGLYLEIHYNRDLWSEAAIQRLSSHYLQLLDGAIAHPESPVAQLPLLTPQEREQILTTWNQTAADYPRDRCIHQLFEAQVQQTPDAIAVVFEARSLTYGELNQRANQLAHYLQQLGVQPDTLIGIYIERSLEMMVGLLGILKAGAAYVPLDPNYPPERIEYILENSATPILITSSTMLDSLPEHPAKIVCLDQDAAQITQQPDDNLASNVTPQNRCYVIFTSGSTGNPKGVEICHQSLVNFITAMAAAPGLTASDCLVAVTTISFDIHTLELYLPLTVGATLVLASQETTANGLGLAELMATHKATVMQATPATWRMLLNADWAGLPSLKAICGGEALPHELADQLLEKVGMLWNIYGPTETTVWSTTCEVKRDRDRTSDRADRPEPIGRPIANTQTYILDALMQPVPVGVPGEFYIGGDGVARGYFQRPDLTAERFLDNPFLPGSRLYKTGDLARYQADGTIEYIGRLDNQVKIRGFRIELGEIEATLTQHHHVSQCVTLARSDEQGNPRLVAYIIPDHTRQPDPDAATPSPTFQTEETNILQEWQLAWDNAYNQTETAQESTLNISGWDSSYTGELIPAEEMREWVTGIVDRITINHPQRVLELGCGTGMLLLRIAPHCETYWGVDAAQQGLNYIQQQLNALPGDWSQVQLKQQLAHEFTDVKPQSFDAVVINSVVQYFPSIQYLVTVLEGAVQAVAPGGFIFVGDVRSLPLLSAFHSSVQLHKAADDLPLAQLKQQAYQDQQLDQELVISPDFFTALQTHLPAITEVDIQLKRGGAHNEMTKFRYDVVLRVGGAAKSPPQTVLDWQQDQLSLDSIVDTLRDQQPDRLRVRNVPNARLVEDLRLLELLDDTTALQTVGELRHRLHQTATTGIEPEDWWALDVPYAVELHYATDRLDAYDVTFYRRNCTHTDPQNGMGAAPSSTRSHAWHTYGNNPAFGQFASSLAPKLREYLSHKLPDYMVPSAFVALPSFPLTPNGKIDRRSLPSPEFFPSAQEAGFVAPRNEIEQQVAQIWSEVLGVSPIGVYYDFIQLGGHSLLAIQIMVLIQTRLQVKLPIHSLFDSPTVAELAALVRAAEGVDTGADIQPTARTHSLPLSVGQAQLWFLHQLNPAAPAYNEDVTIFFQEELDIPALEQSFTELIRRHEILRTTFPAVDGQPIQQIQPPTPFQIARVDLRSHPEADRPTQAEAIATAQLCIPFDLAQGPLIRATVSQLGDRHYQLNVAMHHILFDGESGNSVLFPELKALYNALRQGIASPLPELDLQYADFAAWQRDWLQGDYVTQQLAYWQSRLEHAPPLLFPTDRPRTPKTSTAGSWLAVDIPAPLTEKLKILSRKEGVTLYMTLVTVLQILLHRYTEQTDIILGTVSSQHNRAELRGMIGYFLNTLALRSDLSGEPGFRALLKRVRKTVLEAYANQDVPFQDVVSRFCGDRQGSDNPLFQIVFAFQPPVLEDPSSWNIQQFMLDNGSSKFDISFLLEERSQGITSKIVGKIEYKTDLFDRATIERLLGHFLNLLAGIVSDPDQAIAQLPLLTTAERQQVLVDWNDTHADYPLETRLHELFEQQVERRPDAIAVVCGSHQLTYRQLNNRANQLAHYLQKQGVKPNTLVGLSVERSLEMMIGLYGIMKAGGAYLPIDPTYPIERIDYMLSDAKVSILLTQQHLRGNFGHFEGLVLSLDGDRPASRNENRPASRNENRAASRNENRALLDLEPTDNLPTVVTQDDLIYVIYTSGSTGKPKGAAIYHRSATNVVHWFIKYIGITERDRPLIVSSFSFDITHKNFYAPLIQGGQIHLLPSSRYDPQLASQLIEDHQITWVNCTPGVFYPLTEPKKERTYQKLASLRFAILGGEPISISQLWDWLSSDHCHATILNHYGPTECTDLSTTYWVKDPARYLERSMPLGHPIDNVQTLILNSQLQPVPVGVVGQLYISGMGVGAGYLNRPDLTADRFIENPYQPDSRMYNTGDLARYLPNGNVEYLGRVDHQVKIRGFRIELGEVETAIEQHPEVNRTVVIAREDTPGDKRLVAYVVPRLESQDPDLETADGDHDVDRALTEWENVFNNIYDQSGQDHDLTLDLTGWNSSYSGEPIPAAEMREWVNATISRIRHYQPQRVLEIGCGTGMLLLQLAPTCPHYIGTELSKRVIDDLQARIQQLPGDWGHVQLCHQQAQDFTGLHGQNFDTIILNSVVQYFPSLDYLITVLGQAIATLDPTGGTIFIGDVRSLPLLEAFHASIQLHQASDALTTAQLQRRIERKVQFDKELVIDPDFFAALPTQFPAITQVTVLIKRGAAHHEMNKYRYDVALQVGDARTPSPLTLDPDHCIDWPTAGLAIADITHRLTTEQPPALVVANVPNARLMADCRIGSLLRDETSDLKTVQELRQRLQQDTPPGIEPEAWWRLELPYTVELVASATALECYDVVFTAPGGGGAAAVRFSQPQPPKPWADYANNPLFAQAATKLAPQLHGYLGDKLPDYMIPSAFVLMETLPLAPTGKVDRRALPIPELGRTQLKTAYVQPETDVEAAIAAIWQQLLRVDKVGIHDNFFDLGGHSLLIVKASYELSETLDQKISVVELFQYPTITSLAAYLNQRSDPDAEPDAAKFAESEKLAAKRRKRQAGRDQRRKRRDR